Proteins encoded within one genomic window of Bradyrhizobium sp. 186:
- a CDS encoding IS256 family transposase translates to MSNDNVIQLIQPGIFDDQLTEVLRNGARALLAKAVEAEVADFLGQHADLKTRDGHQRVVRHGHLPEREVMTGIGPVAVRQPRVRDREVAAADPGRIRFSPSILSPYMRRSKSIETLLPILYLKGISTGDFSEALAALLGKDAAGLSASAIGRLKDGWLDEHGAWQKRDLSAKRYVYIWADGIHLEARLEDEKQCILVLIGATPEGRKELVGFTDGARESAHDWRDLLLDLKRRGLDVPPQLVIADGALGFWKAAGEVWPKTREQRCWVHKTANVLAKLPKSQQPKAKRALQEIWMAETKATAELAFDAFIESYALKYEKAADCLRKDRDTLLAFYDFPAEHWKHLRTTNPIESTFATVRHRTIRSKGCLSNKTALAMVFKLVEGAQKNWRRLDGHNQLPKLVLGVTFNNGIEVIAKPTDGQPATAAA, encoded by the coding sequence GTGTCCAACGATAACGTCATCCAACTGATTCAGCCAGGAATCTTCGACGATCAACTCACAGAAGTCTTGCGCAACGGGGCACGTGCCCTTCTCGCCAAAGCGGTCGAGGCTGAGGTCGCGGACTTTCTCGGCCAGCATGCCGATTTGAAGACCCGGGACGGCCACCAGCGCGTCGTCCGCCACGGTCACCTGCCGGAGCGCGAGGTGATGACCGGCATCGGTCCGGTCGCCGTCCGCCAGCCACGTGTACGCGATCGTGAGGTGGCCGCTGCCGATCCTGGCCGCATCCGGTTCTCGCCGTCGATCCTGTCGCCCTACATGCGCCGCTCGAAGTCGATCGAAACGCTGTTGCCGATCCTATATCTGAAGGGTATTTCGACTGGCGACTTCTCCGAAGCGCTGGCGGCGCTGCTTGGCAAGGATGCTGCCGGGTTGTCGGCATCCGCCATCGGCCGACTGAAGGACGGCTGGCTCGACGAGCACGGCGCGTGGCAGAAGCGCGATCTGTCGGCCAAGCGCTACGTCTACATCTGGGCTGATGGCATCCATCTCGAAGCCCGCCTCGAAGACGAAAAGCAGTGCATCCTCGTGCTGATCGGCGCGACGCCGGAGGGCCGCAAGGAACTGGTCGGCTTCACCGATGGCGCCCGTGAGAGCGCGCACGACTGGCGCGATCTGCTGCTCGACCTGAAGCGGCGCGGGCTCGACGTGCCCCCGCAGCTCGTCATCGCCGATGGCGCACTCGGGTTCTGGAAGGCGGCCGGTGAGGTCTGGCCGAAAACGCGCGAGCAGCGCTGCTGGGTGCACAAGACCGCCAACGTACTTGCCAAGCTGCCGAAGAGCCAGCAGCCGAAAGCCAAACGCGCGTTGCAGGAGATATGGATGGCCGAAACCAAGGCCACAGCCGAGCTGGCGTTCGACGCCTTCATCGAGAGCTACGCGCTGAAATACGAGAAGGCCGCCGATTGCCTGCGCAAGGATCGAGACACGCTGCTGGCTTTCTACGACTTCCCGGCAGAGCATTGGAAACACCTGCGCACGACCAACCCCATCGAAAGCACCTTCGCCACCGTGCGTCATCGCACGATCCGATCGAAGGGCTGTCTATCCAACAAGACCGCGCTCGCGATGGTCTTCAAACTGGTCGAGGGCGCCCAGAAAAATTGGCGTCGTCTCGATGGCCACAACCAGTTGCCAAAACTCGTTCTCGGTGTGACATTCAACAACGGGATCGAGGTCATCGCCAAGCCGACCGACGGTCAGCCCGCAACCGCCGCCGCCTGA